A genomic region of Vitis vinifera cultivar Pinot Noir 40024 chromosome 7, ASM3070453v1 contains the following coding sequences:
- the LOC100268041 gene encoding metal transporter Nramp3.2 produces the protein MPPREESEESERPLLSRAHDSEEDILDETAYDSSEKVVIVGIEDGDGGDWSRAPPFSWKKLWLFTGPGFLMSIAFLDPGNLEGDLQAGAIAGYSLLWLLLWATAMGLLVQLLAARLGVATGRHLAELCRDEYPKWARMVLWVMAELALIGADIQEVIGSAIAIKILSNGVLPLWSGVIITAFDCFIFLFLENYGVRKLEAVFAFLIATMAISFAWMFGEAKPSGVELLLGILIPKLSSKTIKQAVGVVGCIIMPHNVFLHSALVQSREIDHSKKGRVQEALNYYSIESTVALILSFIINLFVTTVFAKGFYGTEQANNIGLVNAGQYLQEKYGGGFFPILYIWGIGLLAAGQSSTITGTYAGQFIMGGFLNLRLKKWIRALITRSCAIVPTMIVALVFDTSEDTLDVMNEWLNVLQSIQIPFALIPLLCLVSKEQIMGTFKIGPVLKVVAWLVAALVIIINGYLLVDFFSSEVNGLLIGFFICTFTAAYVAFIIYLVFRAVNFYPWLPFLPSKRLSNTGS, from the exons ATGCCTCCTCGAGAAGAGAGCGAGGAATCCGAGAGACCGTTACTGAGTAGAGCTCACGATTCGGAGGAGGATATACTAGACGAGACAGCGTATGATTCGAGTGAAAAGGTTGTGATCGTGGGGATCGAGGACGGTGACGGCGGAGACTGGTCGAGGGCGCCTCCGTTTTCATGGAAGAAGTTGTGGCTGTTTACGGGGCCTGGGTTCTTGATGAGTATCGCCTTCCTCGATCCCGGGAACCTGGAGGGGGATCTGCAGGCCGGCGCCATCGCCGGGTACTCGTTGCTGTGGTTGCTCTTGTGGGCCACGGCGATGGGGCTTTTGGTGCAGCTGCTGGCGGCGAGGCTCGGAGTGGCGACAGGGAGGCACTTGGCGGAGCTGTGCAGAGATGAGTATCCGAAATGGGCGAGGATGGTGCTGTGGGTCATGGCGGAGCTGGCTTTGATTGGGGCTGATATTCAGGAAGTTATCGGGAGCGCTATTGCTATTAAGATTCTTAGCAATGGAGTTTTGCCTCTTTGGTCTGGCGTTATCATTACCGCGTTTGATTG CTTTATCTTCCTATTTCTTGAGAACTATGGTGTGAGGAAATTGGAAGCAGTTTTCGCATTCCTCATTGCGACAATGGCAATCTCATTTGCATGGATGTTTGGTGAAGCAAAGCCCAGTGGCGTAGAACTTCTTCTTG GTATTTTGATTCCAAAACTTAGCTCCAAGACGATAAAGCAAGCTGTGGGAGTTGTGGGTTGCATAATCATGCCTCACAATGTATTCTTGCATTCTGCCCTGGTTCAGTCAAGGGAGATTGACCACAGCAAGAAAGGCCGGGTTCAAGAAGCCCTCAATTACTACTCCATTGAGTCCACTGTTGCCCTCATATTGTCCTTCATTATCAATCTATTTGTTACAACTGTGTTTGCAAAGGGGTTTTATGGTACGGAACAAGCCAATAATATCGGGCTTGTAAATGCGGGCCAGTATCTTCAAGAGAAGTATGGAGGGGGGTTTTTCCCAATTCTATATATATGGGGTATTGGGTTACTAGCAGCTGGTCAGAGTAGCACAATTACAGGCACCTATGCAGGGCAGTTTATCATGGGAGGTTTTCTAAATCTGCGTTTGAAGAAATGGATTAGGGCATTGATCACGCGAAGCTGTGCCATTGTGCCCACTATGATAGTTGCTCTTGTTTTTGATACCTCTGAGGAcactttagatgttatgaatgaGTGGCTTAATGTGCTTCAGTCTATTCAGATCCCATTTGCACTTATTCCCCTTCTTTGTTTGGTGTCCAAGGAGCAGATCATGGGGACTTTCAAAATTGGCCCAGTTCTCAAG gtgGTGGCATGGCTTGTGGCTGCCCTGGTGATAATAATCAACGGGTATCTTTTGGTGGATTTTTTCTCTTCAGAAGTGAATGGTCTGTTGATTGGCTTTTTCATATGCACTTTCACAGCTGCATACGTtgcatttattatttatcttgttTTCCGGGCTGTTAACTTTTATCCTTGGCTCCCCTTTCTACCATCAAAGAGGTTATCAAACACAGGGAGCTGA